The Populus nigra chromosome 19, ddPopNigr1.1, whole genome shotgun sequence genome includes a window with the following:
- the LOC133679400 gene encoding NADH dehydrogenase [ubiquinone] iron-sulfur protein 8-B, mitochondrial-like, giving the protein MAAILARKSLSALRARQLAVPRQALHGSNQYVPRSSAHLYSTKIEDEDRNELAKEISKDWSSVFERSINTLFLTEMVRGLSLTLKYFFEPKVTINYPFEKGPLSPRFRGEHALRRYPTGEERCIACKLCEAICPAQAITIEAEEREDGSRRTTRYDIDMTKCIYCGFCQEACPVDAIVEGPNFEFSTETHEELLYDKEKLLENGDRWETEIAENLRSESLYR; this is encoded by the exons ATGGCTGCGATCTTAGCTCGCAAGTCTCTTTCTGCTCTTCGCGCTCGTCAGCTT GCTGTACCAAGACAAGCATTGCATGGTTCAAACCAATATGTACCGAGATCCAGTGCCCATTTATATTCTACCAAAATAG AAGATGAAGATAGAAACGAGCTTGCAAAGGAGATTTCAAAGGACTGGAGTTCTG TATTTGAGCGGAGCATTAACACACTCTTCCTTACTGAAATGGTTCGCGGTTTGTCGTTGACTCTCAAGTACTTCTTTGAGCCAAAAGTTACT ATCAATTATCCATTTGAGAAAGGTCCCTTGAGCCCACGTTTTCGTGGTGAGCATGCACTCCGGAGATATCCTACAGGGGAGGAACGTTGTATTGCTTGCAAACTTTGTGAAGCT ATTTGTCCTGCTCAAGCAATAACCATAGAGGCTGAGGAGCGAGAAGATGGAAGCCGTAGGACTACTAG GTATGATATAGACATGACGAAATGCATCTATTGTGGATTCTGCCAAGAGGCATGCCCGGTTGATGCCATTGTCGAAGGACCCAACTTTGAATTTTCAACAGAGACTCATGAG GAACTCTTGTACGACAAAGAAAAGCTACTTGAGAATGGAGACCGCTGGGAAACTGAGATTGCAGAGAACCTCAGATCTGAGAGCCTTTATCGTTAA
- the LOC133679666 gene encoding protein NONRESPONDING TO OXYLIPINS 2, mitochondrial-like isoform X6, translating into MASFCRSAITATSRSLASRSKTVTQKTLNAKSMSSPFTSTPTRTILASSRFVSVLGSVESLMPLHNAIANARLKSSIAVDSSCWSWLSRGLATPL; encoded by the exons ATGGCATCGTTTTGCAGATCGGCAATAACGGCAACCTCAAGGTCCCTGGCATCTCGATCCAAAACGGTAACTCAGAAAACACTAAACGCAAAATCCATGTCTTCTCCTTTCACTTCAACACCAACACGAACTATCCTTGCCTCTtcaag GTTTGTTTCAGTTCTAGGGAGTGTGGAGTCACTGATGCCACTTCACAATGCAATTGCAAATGCTAGACTCAAATCTAGCATCGCTGTTGATTCTTCTTGCTGGAGCTGGCTCTCTCGAG GACTTGCAACACCGTTGTGA
- the LOC133679666 gene encoding protein NONRESPONDING TO OXYLIPINS 2, mitochondrial-like isoform X2, with amino-acid sequence MASFCRSAITATSRSLASRSKTVTQKTLNAKSMSSPFTSTPTRTILASSRFVSVLGSVESLMPLHNAIANARLKSSIAVDSSCWSWLSRGAFFRGNEEAPGWR; translated from the exons ATGGCATCGTTTTGCAGATCGGCAATAACGGCAACCTCAAGGTCCCTGGCATCTCGATCCAAAACGGTAACTCAGAAAACACTAAACGCAAAATCCATGTCTTCTCCTTTCACTTCAACACCAACACGAACTATCCTTGCCTCTtcaag GTTTGTTTCAGTTCTAGGGAGTGTGGAGTCACTGATGCCACTTCACAATGCAATTGCAAATGCTAGACTCAAATCTAGCATCGCTGTTGATTCTTCTTGCTGGAGCTGGCTCTCTCGAG GTGCCTTCTTCAGAGGCAATGAGGAGGCACCGGGATGGCGTTGA
- the LOC133679666 gene encoding protein NONRESPONDING TO OXYLIPINS 2, mitochondrial-like isoform X5 — protein sequence MASFCRSAITATSRSLASRSKTVTQKTLNAKSMSSPFTSTPTRTILASSRFVSVLGSVESLMPLHNAIANARLKSSIAVDSSCWSWLSRDFAVPR from the exons ATGGCATCGTTTTGCAGATCGGCAATAACGGCAACCTCAAGGTCCCTGGCATCTCGATCCAAAACGGTAACTCAGAAAACACTAAACGCAAAATCCATGTCTTCTCCTTTCACTTCAACACCAACACGAACTATCCTTGCCTCTtcaag GTTTGTTTCAGTTCTAGGGAGTGTGGAGTCACTGATGCCACTTCACAATGCAATTGCAAATGCTAGACTCAAATCTAGCATCGCTGTTGATTCTTCTTGCTGGAGCTGGCTCTCTCGAG ATTTTGCAGTTCCTCGGTGA
- the LOC133679666 gene encoding protein NONRESPONDING TO OXYLIPINS 2, mitochondrial-like isoform X3, whose amino-acid sequence MASFCRSAITATSRSLASRSKTVTQKTLNAKSMSSPFTSTPTRTILASSRFVSVLGSVESLMPLHNAIANARLKSSIAVDSSCWSWLSRVVIRCLLQRQ is encoded by the exons ATGGCATCGTTTTGCAGATCGGCAATAACGGCAACCTCAAGGTCCCTGGCATCTCGATCCAAAACGGTAACTCAGAAAACACTAAACGCAAAATCCATGTCTTCTCCTTTCACTTCAACACCAACACGAACTATCCTTGCCTCTtcaag GTTTGTTTCAGTTCTAGGGAGTGTGGAGTCACTGATGCCACTTCACAATGCAATTGCAAATGCTAGACTCAAATCTAGCATCGCTGTTGATTCTTCTTGCTGGAGCTGGCTCTCTCGAG TTGTTATTAGGTGCCTTCTTCAGAGGCAATGA
- the LOC133679666 gene encoding protein NONRESPONDING TO OXYLIPINS 2, mitochondrial-like isoform X1: MASFCRSAITATSRSLASRSKTVTQKTLNAKSMSSPFTSTPTRTILASSRFVSVLGSVESLMPLHNAIANARLKSSIAVDSSCWSWLSRVFFSTVSFQPFILR; this comes from the exons ATGGCATCGTTTTGCAGATCGGCAATAACGGCAACCTCAAGGTCCCTGGCATCTCGATCCAAAACGGTAACTCAGAAAACACTAAACGCAAAATCCATGTCTTCTCCTTTCACTTCAACACCAACACGAACTATCCTTGCCTCTtcaag GTTTGTTTCAGTTCTAGGGAGTGTGGAGTCACTGATGCCACTTCACAATGCAATTGCAAATGCTAGACTCAAATCTAGCATCGCTGTTGATTCTTCTTGCTGGAGCTGGCTCTCTCGAG TGTTTTTTAGTACTGTTTCCTTTCAACCTTTTATTCTGCGTTGA
- the LOC133679666 gene encoding protein NONRESPONDING TO OXYLIPINS 2, mitochondrial-like isoform X4, translating into MASFCRSAITATSRSLASRSKTVTQKTLNAKSMSSPFTSTPTRTILASSRFVSVLGSVESLMPLHNAIANARLKSSIAVDSSCWSWLSRGIRKWTL; encoded by the exons ATGGCATCGTTTTGCAGATCGGCAATAACGGCAACCTCAAGGTCCCTGGCATCTCGATCCAAAACGGTAACTCAGAAAACACTAAACGCAAAATCCATGTCTTCTCCTTTCACTTCAACACCAACACGAACTATCCTTGCCTCTtcaag GTTTGTTTCAGTTCTAGGGAGTGTGGAGTCACTGATGCCACTTCACAATGCAATTGCAAATGCTAGACTCAAATCTAGCATCGCTGTTGATTCTTCTTGCTGGAGCTGGCTCTCTCGAG GAATTAGGAAATGGACGTTGTAG
- the LOC133679666 gene encoding protein NONRESPONDING TO OXYLIPINS 2, mitochondrial-like isoform X7 — MASFCRSAITATSRSLASRSKTVTQKTLNAKSMSSPFTSTPTRTILASSRFVSVLGSVESLMPLHNAIANARLKSSIAVDSSCWSWLSRVPR; from the exons ATGGCATCGTTTTGCAGATCGGCAATAACGGCAACCTCAAGGTCCCTGGCATCTCGATCCAAAACGGTAACTCAGAAAACACTAAACGCAAAATCCATGTCTTCTCCTTTCACTTCAACACCAACACGAACTATCCTTGCCTCTtcaag GTTTGTTTCAGTTCTAGGGAGTGTGGAGTCACTGATGCCACTTCACAATGCAATTGCAAATGCTAGACTCAAATCTAGCATCGCTGTTGATTCTTCTTGCTGGAGCTGGCTCTCTCGAG TTCCTCGGTGA